A region of the Pseudarthrobacter sp. MM222 genome:
CCGCCGCGGCACACAGGCCCAGTCCCTGGCCTGGAGCTCCGACGGCGGCTACACCTGGACGAAGTACCAGGGCAACCCCGTCCTCGACAGGAACTCCGCAGACTTCCGCGATCCGAAGGTATTCCGCTACAACGGGCCCCCGGGCAGCTATTGGGTCATGGTGGCCGTTGAAGCCAACGAGCACAGAGTCGTCATCTATAGCTCCGATAACCTTCGGGACTGGCGCTATCTCAGCAGCTTCGGACCCGCCAACGCCACCGGCGGCGTCTGGGAGTGCCCTGACCTTTTCCCTTTGCCACTGGACGGCGACGAAGAGCGGACCAAGTGGATTCTCACCGTGAACCTCAACCCCGGAGGACCCAATGGCGGGTCAGGGGGCCAATACTTTGTCGGCCACTTCGACGGCGTGGCCTTCACATCCGAAACAACCGTCACCGCCGGCAGCTGCCAAACGGCCGAGCTCGACGCCTACCACTGGCTCGATTGGGGACGCGACTACTACGCAGCCGTGTCTTTCAACAACGCACCCGATGGGCGCCGTCTCATGGTCGGCTGGATGAACAACTGGCAATACGGCGCCGCCATCCCGACCTGGCCATGGCGCAGTTCCATGTCACTCGTTCGCGAAATGTCCCTGGTCACAGACCAAGGCCAGCCCCGACTGTCCCAACGGGTCGCCGACGAATATCGAACCGGCCACGCACTGTCGGTGAACACCTGGTCTGATCTTGCAATAGATGAAGGAATGCGCCACCTGCACACCGGAGCACCGGTAGAGATCATCGAGGTGACCTTCATCCCGGAATCCGCGGACGAATTCGGACTCATCATTCGAGGCAACGGCACCGACGGCACAAGCATCGGCATCCGCCCCTCCGAAAACCGGCTCATCATGGACCGGACAAGTTCCGGCAACACGGAATTTCATGACGCCTTTGCTTCCACCGATACGGCACCACTGAAACCGGCCTCCGACGGCTCATACACTCTCACCCTCTTCATCGACCACTGCTCAGTGGAAGTCTTCGCCCAAAACGGCCAGGTCACCATGACAGGCCTTATATTTCCCGGGCCGGACAGCACCCGCGTGTCCCTCTATGCCAAAGGCGGGACCGCCACGGCCCCCTGCCTGAAAGTGACGCGACCCGCGGGACCAGCAATGCGAAACGCAGAGCCATTGGTCCTGAGTCGATAGCGCCTAACGACCAAGGAGTAGGACTTCCCAAGGCTCAGAGTGTGCCTTCGTTGGTGCCGGCCAACCCCCAAACGTCATTGCAGTAGTGCAGACGGCTTCTGACATTCCGTGCAGACGACTTCTGAAACTGACAGGTGAAGATTTCTCACCGTACGTCAGAGGTGTCTCGAAACCCATCTGTCTCAAAACGCTAGGGATACGAGATTATCCTGGCAACCCCGGGACTTCGGGGCTGGATGGACGTCGACTTGTGGCGCTGACTAATGGACTAGCTGGGCAATAAGTGGGCGACACCTGTCGCGCACTACTAACTGCCCTTTGACTAGGGAAAAGTCATCCCGGGTCGTGCTAAGCCGAACAGAATACCGGGTCAGGTCCTTGCCCTGCCTGGACCACAGGCTCGTCCTGCCTTTTTCGCGGAAAATTTGAGTGCGATAGCCGTCCCATTTGGGTTCGAAACATACCGGAGCGGGCAGCGACCCCACGGCCGCAACATTCCTGACAGCCTTCGCCAACGCGACTTCCAGTGGCGGGCGAAGCCCCGAAGGAATTACCGCACTGACGTCCGGCACACCATCACCTTAACA
Encoded here:
- a CDS encoding glycoside hydrolase family 32 protein; translated protein: MIAIPAQEDDIFRPAIHYTAQNTWLNDPNGLVYHEGIYHLYYQNNPFGNVWGNMSWGHATSVDLISWDEQPVAILCDAEEDIYSGSIVVDQYNTSGLGNGLNAPLVAIYTSAYKDSSARRGTQAQSLAWSSDGGYTWTKYQGNPVLDRNSADFRDPKVFRYNGPPGSYWVMVAVEANEHRVVIYSSDNLRDWRYLSSFGPANATGGVWECPDLFPLPLDGDEERTKWILTVNLNPGGPNGGSGGQYFVGHFDGVAFTSETTVTAGSCQTAELDAYHWLDWGRDYYAAVSFNNAPDGRRLMVGWMNNWQYGAAIPTWPWRSSMSLVREMSLVTDQGQPRLSQRVADEYRTGHALSVNTWSDLAIDEGMRHLHTGAPVEIIEVTFIPESADEFGLIIRGNGTDGTSIGIRPSENRLIMDRTSSGNTEFHDAFASTDTAPLKPASDGSYTLTLFIDHCSVEVFAQNGQVTMTGLIFPGPDSTRVSLYAKGGTATAPCLKVTRPAGPAMRNAEPLVLSR
- a CDS encoding ATP-dependent DNA ligase: MPDVSAVIPSGLRPPLEVALAKAVRNVAAVGSLPAPVCFEPKWDGYRTQIFREKGRTSLWSRQGKDLTRYSVRLSTTRDDFSLVKGQLVVRDRCRPLIAQLVH